One window from the genome of Cryptomeria japonica chromosome 6, Sugi_1.0, whole genome shotgun sequence encodes:
- the LOC131065823 gene encoding probable prolyl 4-hydroxylase 6 gives MTPFAGVLIIVAMYSRFAESAMELPGWLGETYRMPLRTSKDASKLSILKYGPPSGFDPARVTQLSWHPRAFLYKNFLTDEECDHLIALSRDKMEKSMVADNESGKSVMSEIRTSSGMFLSKGQDEIVARIEERIAAWTFLPKENGEAMQILHYENGQKYEPHFDFFHDKLNQAMGGHRIATVLMYLSDVVKGGETVFPNAESKQSQPKDDSWSECAKRGYSVKPNKGDALLFFSLHPDATTDETSLHGSCPVIEGEKWSATKWIHVRAFEYPKRKVTGECVDENQSCAHWAAVGECKKNPVYMVGSPDSPGSCRKSCRVC, from the exons ATGACGCCGTTTGCAGGAGTATTGATAATTGTGGCAATGTATAGCCGATTTGCAGAGTCTGCAATGGAGCTACCTGGATGGCTCGGTGAAAC GTATAGGATGCCATTGAGAACTAGCAAGGATGCATCTAAACTTTCCATATTGAAATATGGTCCACCTTCTGGCTTTGATCCAGCTCGAGTAACTCAGTTGTCTTGGCATCCCAG GGCCTTTTTGTACAAGAATTTCCTTACAGATGAAGAGTGTGATCATCTCATTGCATTG TCAAGAGACAAGATGGAGAAATCCATGGTTGCAGACAATGAGTCAGGGAAAAGTGTTATGAGTGAAATCCGAACAAGCTCAGGAATGTTCTTGAGTAAAGGCCAG GATGAAATTGTTGCAAGGATCGAAGAAAGGATTGCAGCTTGGACATTTCTTCCAAAAG AAAATGGAGAGGCAATGCAGATTTTACATTATGAAAATGGCCAGAAATATGAACCTCATTTTGATTTTTTTCATGATAAACTCAATCAAGCCATGGGTGGTCACAGAATTGCCACAGTGCTGATGTATTTATCTGATGTGGTGAAGGGGGGAGAGACTGTCTTTCCTAATGCAGAG TCAAAGCAGAGCCAGCCAAAAGATGATTCGTGGTCAGAATGTGCCAAGCGTGGCTATTCAG TGAAGCCCAACAAAGGGGATGCCCTACTGTTCTTCAGTCTTCACCCAGATGCTACAACTGATGAAACAAGTCTGCATGGCAGTTGCCCTGTTATTGAGGGAGAGAAGTGGTCTGCTACAAAATGGATACATGTAAGGGCCTTTGAATATCCTAAAAGGAAAGTTACCGGTGAATGTGTTGATGAAAACCAATCTTGTGCTCATTGGGCTGCTGTTGGAGAATGTAAGAAGAATCCTGTTTATATGGTTGGCAGTCCAGATAGCCCTGGTTCATGTAGAAAAAGTTGTCGAGTATGCTGA